A genomic region of Caulobacter sp. NIBR2454 contains the following coding sequences:
- a CDS encoding NADH:ubiquinone oxidoreductase subunit NDUFA12 gives MLKSIFTWWNQGTVGLRFTVSRLGRFVGQDEYGNRYFEARDDRESYDVGRKRRWVIFRGYADASKVPAEWHGWLHYTLDEVPTDEPLARKVWEKDHLPNLTGTVHAWRPQGSIARSGERPAATGDYQAWSPE, from the coding sequence CTGCTGAAATCGATCTTCACCTGGTGGAACCAAGGCACTGTGGGCCTGCGCTTCACCGTCAGCCGCCTGGGCCGTTTTGTTGGCCAGGATGAGTACGGCAACCGCTACTTCGAAGCCCGCGACGACCGCGAAAGCTATGACGTGGGCCGCAAGCGCCGCTGGGTGATCTTCCGCGGCTATGCCGACGCGTCGAAGGTGCCGGCCGAATGGCACGGCTGGCTGCACTACACCCTGGACGAGGTCCCGACCGACGAGCCGCTGGCGCGCAAGGTCTGGGAGAAGGATCACCTGCCCAATCTGACCGGCACCGTCCATGCCTGGCGCCCGCAGGGCTCCATCGCGCGAAGCGGTGAGCGTCCGGCCGCCACGGGCGACTATCAGGCCTGGTCGCCGGAGTAA
- a CDS encoding DUF2155 domain-containing protein: MRIIVGGAVLLSAAAASLAIAQQTPPPAAQPAPAPVPAAPSPASEAPPPIAVIPLPPAPAAAPAVVTPAPEAPAPTKPAIAPKPDEPLKRGRSGVAIMQALDKITAETMRFEAPVGQPIRYKNLIFTVRACETSAPDEVSPDATAYVQVVSQSRDDRGRPVGPVRDVFRGWMYASSPGVRPLEHPVYDAWLIACKASAAPAPAGKR; encoded by the coding sequence ATGCGGATCATCGTCGGCGGCGCGGTTTTGCTGTCGGCCGCCGCCGCAAGCTTGGCCATAGCGCAGCAGACGCCCCCGCCGGCCGCACAACCCGCGCCGGCTCCAGTTCCCGCCGCGCCGTCGCCCGCGTCGGAAGCGCCGCCGCCGATCGCCGTCATCCCGCTGCCGCCAGCGCCCGCCGCCGCCCCCGCCGTGGTGACGCCCGCGCCCGAGGCGCCCGCGCCGACCAAGCCCGCCATCGCCCCCAAGCCGGACGAGCCGCTGAAGCGCGGCCGCTCCGGCGTCGCGATCATGCAGGCCCTGGACAAGATCACAGCCGAGACCATGCGCTTCGAAGCGCCGGTCGGTCAGCCGATCCGCTACAAGAACCTGATCTTCACCGTGCGGGCCTGCGAGACCAGCGCCCCGGACGAGGTTTCGCCCGACGCCACTGCATATGTACAGGTGGTGTCGCAGAGCCGCGACGACCGGGGCCGGCCGGTGGGCCCGGTGCGCGACGTGTTCCGTGGCTGGATGTACGCGTCCTCGCCGGGCGTGCGCCCGCTGGAGCATCCGGTCTATGACGCCTGGCTGATCGCCTGCAAGGCTTCGGCCGCACCGGCCCCGGCCGGAAAGCGGTAG
- the aat gene encoding leucyl/phenylalanyl-tRNA--protein transferase, which yields MDAFTVEDLIACYRRGVFPMADARDDDRIFLIDPERRGVLPFERFHVPRRLARTLRGEPFTIRIDTAFDAVVEACAEARPDRPETWINHPIQMLYRELYLLGLAHSVECWRDGQLVGGLYGVSIGGAFFGESMFSRATDASKIALTHLVARLVAGGFTLLDTQFLTDHLATFGAMELPRDKYRRRLEAALATDADFYRFPAGAGAAEALQAISQAS from the coding sequence GTGGACGCCTTCACGGTCGAGGACCTGATCGCCTGTTATCGTCGCGGCGTGTTCCCCATGGCGGACGCCCGCGACGATGATCGCATCTTCCTGATCGATCCCGAGCGTCGGGGCGTGCTGCCCTTCGAACGGTTCCACGTGCCCCGGCGACTGGCCCGCACCCTGCGCGGCGAGCCCTTCACAATCCGCATCGACACGGCCTTCGACGCCGTCGTTGAAGCCTGCGCCGAAGCGCGTCCCGACCGGCCCGAGACCTGGATCAACCACCCGATCCAGATGCTCTATCGTGAGCTCTACCTGCTGGGTCTGGCTCACAGCGTCGAATGCTGGCGCGACGGCCAGCTGGTGGGCGGCCTCTACGGCGTATCGATCGGCGGGGCCTTCTTCGGTGAAAGCATGTTCAGCCGCGCCACCGACGCCAGCAAGATCGCCCTGACCCACCTCGTGGCCCGCCTGGTGGCCGGCGGCTTCACCCTGCTGGACACGCAGTTCCTCACCGACCATCTGGCGACGTTCGGGGCGATGGAATTGCCTCGGGACAAGTATCGCCGGCGGCTCGAGGCCGCCCTGGCGACAGACGCCGACTTCTACCGCTTTCCGGCCGGGGCCGGTGCGGCCGAAGCCTTGCAGGCGATCAGCCAGGCGTCATAG
- the accC gene encoding acetyl-CoA carboxylase biotin carboxylase subunit: protein MFDKILIANRGEIALRVHRACKEMGIATVAVHSEADANSMWVRLADESVCIGPAPAAKSYLNIPSIIAAAEITGAQAIHPGYGFLSENARFAEIVGAHGFTFIGPKPEHIRVMGDKITAKQTVKDAGIPVVPGSDGGVATVEEAMAAAETIGFPVLIKAASGGGGRGMKVALDRESLGEAVATAQAEAAAAFGDGTVYMERYLQKPRHIELQVIADSHGNVVHLGERDCSLQRRHQKVLEEAPSPAIDAAARAKIGKVVVDAVRAIGYLGVGTIEFLYEDGEFFFIEMNTRLQVEHPVTEAITGIDLVREQIRIAAGLPLSFTQEEVVFEGHAIECRINAENARTFTPSPGLVTDFHAPGGLGVRLDSAIYAGYSIPPYYDSLIGKLIVHGRDRAECIARLKRCLGEMVVGGIETTTPLFIDLLNQQDILDGDYNIHWLENWIKAQA, encoded by the coding sequence ATGTTCGACAAGATCCTTATCGCGAACCGCGGCGAGATCGCCCTGCGGGTCCACCGCGCCTGCAAGGAAATGGGCATCGCCACCGTGGCGGTTCACTCCGAAGCCGACGCCAACTCCATGTGGGTGCGCCTGGCCGACGAAAGCGTCTGCATAGGCCCCGCTCCGGCGGCCAAGAGCTATCTGAACATCCCGTCGATCATCGCCGCCGCCGAGATCACCGGCGCCCAGGCGATCCACCCGGGCTATGGCTTCCTGTCCGAGAACGCCCGCTTCGCCGAGATCGTCGGCGCGCACGGCTTCACCTTCATCGGCCCCAAGCCCGAGCATATCCGGGTCATGGGCGACAAGATCACCGCCAAGCAGACGGTCAAGGACGCCGGCATCCCTGTCGTTCCCGGCTCCGACGGCGGCGTGGCCACGGTCGAAGAGGCCATGGCTGCCGCTGAAACCATCGGCTTCCCCGTCCTGATCAAGGCCGCCTCCGGCGGCGGCGGTCGTGGGATGAAGGTCGCCCTGGACCGCGAATCCCTGGGCGAGGCTGTCGCCACCGCCCAGGCCGAGGCCGCCGCGGCCTTCGGCGACGGCACGGTCTATATGGAGCGCTACCTCCAAAAGCCGCGCCACATCGAGCTTCAGGTCATCGCCGACAGCCACGGCAACGTGGTTCACCTGGGTGAACGCGACTGCTCGCTGCAGCGCCGCCACCAGAAGGTGCTGGAAGAAGCCCCCTCCCCGGCCATCGACGCCGCCGCCCGCGCCAAGATCGGCAAGGTCGTGGTCGATGCGGTCCGCGCCATCGGCTACCTCGGCGTCGGAACCATCGAATTCCTGTACGAAGACGGCGAGTTCTTCTTCATCGAGATGAACACCCGCCTGCAGGTGGAGCACCCGGTCACCGAAGCCATCACCGGCATCGATCTGGTGCGCGAGCAGATCCGCATCGCCGCCGGCCTGCCGCTCAGCTTCACCCAGGAAGAGGTCGTCTTCGAAGGCCACGCCATCGAATGCCGCATCAACGCCGAGAACGCCCGCACCTTCACGCCCTCGCCGGGCCTGGTGACCGACTTCCACGCTCCCGGCGGCCTGGGCGTGCGTCTCGATAGCGCCATCTACGCCGGCTATTCGATCCCGCCCTACTACGACAGCCTGATCGGCAAGCTCATCGTCCACGGCCGCGACCGCGCCGAGTGCATCGCCCGTCTGAAGCGCTGCCTGGGCGAAATGGTCGTGGGCGGCATCGAAACCACGACGCCGCTGTTCATCGACCTGCTGAACCAGCAGGACATCCTGGACGGCGACTACAACATCCATTGGCTCGAAAACTGGATCAAGGCGCAGGCGTGA
- the accB gene encoding acetyl-CoA carboxylase biotin carboxyl carrier protein has product MSTPKAPADSIDARLVRKLADILSDTGLTEIEVEQGELRIRVARELTAAPQQVTYAAAPAPVAAAAPAAAPTPAAAAPAVEAAPAATRGELIKSPMVGTAYLAPQPGADNFIKVGDKITAGQTLLIVEAMKTMNPIPAPKGGTVIEILVGDAQPVEFGEPLVVIE; this is encoded by the coding sequence ATGTCCACGCCCAAGGCCCCAGCGGATTCCATCGACGCGCGTCTGGTGCGCAAACTGGCCGACATCCTCTCCGACACCGGCCTCACCGAGATCGAAGTCGAGCAGGGCGAGTTGCGCATCCGCGTGGCTCGCGAGCTGACCGCCGCCCCGCAGCAGGTCACCTACGCAGCCGCTCCGGCTCCGGTCGCCGCCGCCGCCCCGGCTGCTGCTCCGACCCCGGCCGCCGCGGCTCCCGCCGTCGAGGCCGCGCCCGCCGCGACCCGTGGCGAGCTGATCAAGTCGCCCATGGTCGGCACGGCCTATCTCGCGCCCCAGCCGGGCGCCGACAACTTCATCAAGGTCGGCGACAAGATCACCGCCGGCCAGACCCTGCTGATCGTGGAAGCCATGAAGACCATGAACCCGATCCCGGCGCCCAAGGGCGGTACCGTGATCGAGATTCTGGTCGGTGACGCCCAGCCCGTCGAGTTCGGCGAGCCGCTCGTCGTCATCGAGTAG
- a CDS encoding type II 3-dehydroquinate dehydratase yields the protein MSKPIYVLSGPNLNLLGQREPEIYGRDTLDDVRARCERTADARGLSVVFRQSNHEGELIDWVQEARTEGCALVLNPAGYGHTSVALLDALKTLAIPIVECHLSNPAAREDFRRHTYVSLAATGVVSGFGAASYELAVAAAAGLVGAA from the coding sequence ATGTCCAAACCGATCTATGTGCTTAGCGGGCCCAATCTCAACCTGCTGGGCCAGCGTGAGCCGGAGATTTATGGAAGAGACACCCTGGACGACGTGCGCGCGCGCTGCGAGCGGACGGCGGACGCCAGGGGGCTGAGCGTCGTTTTCCGTCAATCCAACCATGAAGGCGAACTGATCGACTGGGTTCAGGAAGCCCGCACCGAGGGCTGCGCCCTGGTGCTCAACCCGGCCGGTTACGGTCACACTTCCGTGGCCCTCCTCGACGCGCTCAAGACTTTGGCTATACCCATCGTCGAGTGCCATCTTTCGAATCCGGCGGCGCGAGAGGATTTTCGCCGTCACACCTACGTTTCGCTCGCGGCGACGGGAGTCGTATCCGGCTTCGGCGCGGCGAGTTATGAACTGGCCGTCGCGGCCGCGGCCGGCCTCGTCGGCGCCGCCTGA
- the thiS gene encoding sulfur carrier protein ThiS translates to MQLMINGEQRAVEGVGDVASLVISLGLDVRKVAVERNLEIVPRSIYADTPLMDGDRIEIVHFIGGG, encoded by the coding sequence ATGCAGTTGATGATCAATGGCGAACAGCGTGCGGTAGAGGGTGTGGGCGACGTCGCCTCCCTCGTGATTTCGCTGGGACTGGACGTGCGCAAGGTCGCCGTGGAGCGCAATCTGGAGATCGTTCCCCGGTCGATCTATGCCGACACCCCCCTGATGGACGGGGATCGGATCGAGATCGTTCATTTCATCGGGGGCGGGTGA
- a CDS encoding VOC family protein, whose protein sequence is MTDSAQAQAMPAVEVKGGVVAYLCVEGAAKAAEFYARAFGATVAAQYPPDENGRTMHIHLYVNGSSLMLSDPFPEHGAPYQPLQGATLMLPATDIEKQFKRAIDAGAVAKMEPQKMFWGDTYGEFVDPFGVSWSMNQQA, encoded by the coding sequence ATGACGGATTCAGCGCAAGCCCAGGCCATGCCGGCCGTGGAAGTGAAAGGCGGCGTCGTCGCCTATCTTTGCGTCGAGGGCGCCGCCAAGGCCGCCGAGTTCTACGCCAGGGCTTTCGGCGCCACGGTGGCGGCCCAGTACCCGCCGGACGAGAACGGCAGGACCATGCACATCCACCTTTACGTCAACGGCAGCTCGCTGATGCTCAGCGACCCGTTCCCCGAGCACGGCGCGCCTTACCAGCCGCTGCAGGGCGCTACCCTGATGCTGCCGGCGACCGACATCGAAAAGCAGTTCAAACGCGCCATCGACGCGGGCGCTGTGGCCAAGATGGAGCCGCAGAAGATGTTCTGGGGCGACACCTACGGCGAATTCGTCGATCCGTTCGGCGTGAGCTGGAGCATGAACCAGCAGGCTTAA
- a CDS encoding penicillin acylase family protein: protein MRGMLLAGLTLALTGGAAQAASTAVRQEAWTVAGLNEPAELIVDRWGIPHIYARNTRDAFFLQGYNAARDRLWQIDLWRKRGLGRLSASFGPAYVDQDRAARLFLYRGDMAAEWAAYAPDARTAVEAFASGINAYVAEVRAGTKPLPVEFGLTASQPEDWSAQDVLRIRSHALVSNATQELARARTLCAGGAKAEKLRRRLEPTHEVIIPEGLDPCDVPADVLKDYLLGTATVSFDPMKTAKLAAAPLDIAETVDRITAEGSNNWVIAGSRTATGRPILANDPHRAVGAPSLRYIAHIEAPGLSIIGSGEPAAPGVSFGHNGRAAFGLTIFAIDQEDLYAYQTDGDRYRYKDGWEPMTVLRETIEVKGQAPREVELRFTRHGPVLHADAAKKRAFALRTVWNQPGMSGYFASSWLWGAKSWSDFEKASQGWGAPSLNLIYADTDGTTGWAASGVAPVRANWDGLLPVPGDGRYEWAGFQPAGVLPSVKNPKTGFFATANEMNLPADYPNEQYKIAFEYGDRSRIDRITEVLAATPKATLAGSMALQNDNVSVNSRRLTAMLVGLSSPEPRVQQAIDLMRAWNNSMSADSAPAAIAEVWAVKHLAPSLIQTLAPEAATAMGIPTQNAILSTLEEMAPADRAAIMLKSLPPALDELSRRMGPDMSTWRWGRLHHARFEPAVAVLADPQTAEQMSVGPLQTGGSGSTPHAAGYRFSDFRLSAGATVRVVLDVGAWDNSMAINAPGQSADPASPHYRDLFPLWAAGSYVPLRYTRPAVEADAETIIRLTPKR from the coding sequence ATGCGTGGAATGCTGCTGGCGGGCCTGACCCTCGCCTTGACGGGTGGTGCGGCTCAGGCGGCGTCCACCGCCGTCCGACAGGAGGCTTGGACGGTTGCCGGCCTCAATGAGCCGGCCGAGCTGATCGTCGACCGCTGGGGCATTCCACACATCTACGCCCGCAACACCCGCGACGCCTTCTTCCTGCAAGGCTACAACGCCGCCCGCGACCGGCTCTGGCAGATTGACCTGTGGCGCAAGCGCGGGCTGGGCCGGCTGTCGGCCAGCTTCGGCCCCGCCTATGTGGACCAGGATCGCGCCGCCCGCCTGTTCCTCTATCGCGGCGACATGGCCGCTGAATGGGCCGCCTACGCGCCCGACGCCAGAACCGCCGTCGAGGCCTTCGCCTCCGGCATCAACGCCTATGTCGCCGAGGTCCGGGCGGGGACCAAACCCCTGCCCGTTGAGTTCGGTTTGACCGCCAGCCAGCCCGAGGATTGGTCGGCGCAGGATGTCCTGCGCATCCGCAGCCACGCCCTGGTCTCCAACGCCACCCAGGAGTTGGCCCGCGCCCGCACCCTCTGCGCCGGCGGGGCCAAGGCCGAAAAGCTGCGCCGCAGGCTCGAACCCACCCACGAAGTGATCATTCCCGAAGGCCTCGATCCCTGCGACGTGCCGGCCGACGTGCTGAAGGACTACCTGCTCGGCACGGCCACGGTCAGCTTCGACCCCATGAAGACCGCCAAGCTTGCCGCCGCCCCGCTGGACATCGCCGAGACGGTGGACCGCATCACCGCCGAAGGCTCCAATAATTGGGTCATCGCCGGCAGCCGCACCGCCACCGGTCGCCCGATCCTGGCCAACGACCCGCACCGCGCGGTCGGCGCGCCGTCTCTGCGCTACATCGCCCATATCGAGGCCCCCGGCCTGTCGATCATCGGCTCGGGCGAGCCCGCCGCGCCTGGGGTGTCCTTCGGCCACAACGGCAGGGCCGCCTTCGGCCTGACCATCTTCGCCATCGACCAGGAAGACCTCTACGCTTACCAGACCGATGGCGACCGCTATCGCTACAAGGACGGCTGGGAGCCCATGACGGTGCTCCGCGAGACCATCGAGGTGAAGGGCCAAGCCCCGCGCGAGGTCGAGCTGCGCTTCACCCGCCACGGCCCCGTCCTGCACGCCGACGCCGCCAAGAAGCGCGCCTTCGCCCTGCGCACCGTCTGGAACCAGCCCGGCATGTCCGGCTACTTCGCCTCGTCCTGGCTGTGGGGCGCCAAGAGCTGGAGCGACTTCGAGAAGGCCAGCCAAGGCTGGGGCGCGCCGTCCCTGAACCTGATCTACGCCGACACGGACGGAACCACGGGCTGGGCCGCCTCGGGCGTCGCTCCGGTCCGCGCCAACTGGGACGGCCTGCTGCCGGTCCCGGGCGACGGCCGCTACGAGTGGGCGGGCTTCCAGCCGGCCGGCGTGCTCCCGTCCGTCAAGAATCCCAAGACCGGCTTCTTCGCCACCGCCAACGAGATGAACCTGCCGGCGGATTATCCCAACGAGCAGTACAAGATCGCCTTCGAGTACGGCGACCGCTCGCGCATCGACCGCATCACCGAGGTGCTGGCCGCCACGCCCAAGGCCACCCTGGCCGGCTCCATGGCCCTGCAGAACGACAATGTCAGCGTCAATTCCCGCCGCCTGACCGCCATGCTGGTCGGGCTGTCCTCGCCCGAGCCCCGCGTGCAGCAGGCCATCGACCTCATGCGGGCCTGGAACAACAGCATGTCGGCCGACAGCGCCCCTGCCGCCATCGCCGAGGTCTGGGCGGTGAAGCACCTTGCGCCGAGCTTGATCCAGACCCTCGCCCCCGAGGCGGCGACCGCCATGGGTATTCCGACCCAGAACGCCATCCTCTCAACCCTGGAGGAAATGGCCCCCGCCGACCGCGCCGCCATCATGCTGAAAAGCCTGCCGCCCGCCCTGGACGAGCTGTCGCGCCGCATGGGTCCAGACATGAGCACCTGGCGTTGGGGCCGGCTGCATCACGCCCGGTTCGAGCCCGCCGTGGCGGTCCTGGCCGATCCCCAGACCGCCGAACAGATGAGCGTCGGCCCGCTGCAGACCGGCGGCTCAGGCTCCACGCCCCATGCCGCCGGCTATCGATTCAGTGATTTTCGGCTCAGCGCCGGCGCCACGGTACGCGTGGTGCTGGACGTCGGCGCCTGGGACAATTCCATGGCCATCAACGCGCCAGGCCAGTCGGCCGACCCGGCCAGCCCGCATTATCGGGACCTGTTCCCCCTGTGGGCCGCCGGGTCCTACGTGCCCTTGCGCTACACCCGCCCGGCGGTGGAGGCGGACGCCGAAACGATCATCCGTCTGACGCCCAAGCGCTAG
- a CDS encoding thiazole synthase — MNAHTPTPETALDTWTVAGRTFSSRLIVGTGKYKDYATNAAAARAAGAEIVTVAVRRVNLTDPNQPMLVDYVKPDEFTYLPNTAGCFTGEDAVRTLRLAREAGGWDLVKLEVLSNTPHLLPDMEETLRALKLLISDGFQVMVYCSDDPVYAKKLEDAGAAAIMPAAAPIGSGRGIQNVLNLGLIIEQSTVPVLVDAGVGTASDAVIAMELGCDAVLMNTAIAEAKDPIRMAGAMRHAVIAGRDAYLAGRMAKRMYADPSSPLSGLI, encoded by the coding sequence ATGAACGCGCATACGCCCACGCCCGAAACCGCCCTCGACACCTGGACCGTCGCCGGCCGCACCTTCAGCTCGCGTCTGATCGTCGGCACGGGGAAATACAAGGACTATGCGACCAACGCCGCGGCGGCGCGCGCCGCCGGCGCCGAGATCGTCACTGTGGCGGTGCGGCGGGTGAACCTGACCGATCCGAACCAGCCGATGCTGGTCGACTATGTGAAGCCCGACGAGTTTACCTATCTGCCCAATACCGCCGGCTGTTTCACCGGCGAGGACGCGGTGCGGACCCTGCGCCTGGCGCGGGAGGCCGGCGGCTGGGACCTTGTGAAGCTGGAGGTGCTGTCGAACACGCCGCACCTGTTGCCCGACATGGAAGAGACCCTGCGGGCGCTGAAGCTGCTGATCAGCGACGGCTTCCAGGTGATGGTCTACTGCTCGGACGACCCGGTCTACGCCAAGAAACTGGAGGACGCGGGCGCGGCGGCGATCATGCCGGCGGCGGCGCCGATCGGTTCGGGGCGGGGCATCCAGAACGTGTTGAACCTGGGCCTGATCATCGAGCAGAGCACGGTGCCGGTCCTGGTAGACGCGGGCGTCGGCACGGCGTCGGACGCCGTGATCGCCATGGAGCTGGGCTGCGACGCGGTGCTGATGAACACCGCCATCGCCGAGGCCAAGGACCCGATCCGCATGGCCGGCGCGATGCGCCACGCGGTCATCGCCGGACGTGACGCCTATCTGGCGGGACGGATGGCCAAGCGTATGTACGCCGATCCGTCCTCGCCGCTTTCCGGCCTGATCTAG
- a CDS encoding nuclear transport factor 2 family protein translates to MFKIILAAALAAPTLALALPAEQVSPETVRAIEAVAYDYLDGQLEGDPARVARALHPDLAKRAIKPTDRDEVLPLRRMSKDELVSLTADGVLKTPREKWDRQVKVVEVDANIAMARVETPWFIDYFHLGRFGDRWVIVNALWYSKPRQAAPAN, encoded by the coding sequence ATGTTCAAGATCATCCTGGCCGCCGCCCTGGCGGCGCCGACCCTCGCGCTCGCCCTTCCGGCCGAACAGGTTTCGCCCGAGACCGTCCGCGCGATCGAGGCCGTGGCCTACGACTATCTCGATGGTCAGCTCGAGGGCGATCCTGCCCGCGTCGCCCGGGCCCTGCATCCCGACCTCGCCAAGCGCGCCATTAAACCGACCGACCGCGACGAGGTTCTCCCTCTGCGCCGCATGAGCAAGGACGAACTGGTCTCCCTCACCGCCGACGGCGTCCTGAAGACGCCGCGCGAGAAGTGGGACCGTCAGGTGAAGGTCGTGGAGGTGGACGCCAACATCGCCATGGCGCGCGTCGAGACGCCCTGGTTCATCGACTACTTCCACCTGGGCCGCTTTGGCGACCGCTGGGTGATCGTCAACGCCCTCTGGTACTCAAAGCCGCGCCAGGCGGCTCCGGCCAACTAG
- a CDS encoding DsbA family protein, with product MRRTLFATVLTTALALSVAACGEPKVDQAFGEKVRAYLLENPEILIEMSQKLEAKQQAEANSKVQGALAQHRQALERDPRDFVANPNGKITVVEFFDYRCSFCKLATPAVVQLIKDNPDVRFVFKEFVIFGAASETAARAALGAKTQGKYLDAHGRFMAEKSLDAAAVDRLLAEAGADVAKAKADGQAAAVTQQLKDIRDLAVALGVDGTPAFFVGDTVVRGADMEGLKKAIAEAKQKAG from the coding sequence TTGCGCCGCACCCTGTTCGCCACCGTCCTGACCACCGCCCTCGCCCTCAGCGTCGCCGCCTGCGGCGAGCCCAAGGTCGATCAGGCGTTCGGCGAGAAGGTCCGCGCCTACCTTCTGGAAAATCCCGAAATCCTCATCGAGATGAGCCAGAAGCTCGAGGCCAAACAACAGGCCGAGGCCAACAGCAAGGTCCAGGGCGCTCTCGCCCAGCATCGCCAGGCGCTGGAACGGGACCCACGCGACTTCGTGGCCAATCCGAACGGCAAGATCACAGTGGTTGAGTTCTTCGATTACCGCTGCAGCTTCTGCAAGCTGGCCACACCCGCCGTGGTCCAGCTGATCAAGGACAACCCGGACGTCCGCTTCGTCTTCAAGGAGTTCGTGATCTTCGGGGCGGCTTCCGAGACCGCCGCGCGCGCCGCCCTCGGCGCCAAGACTCAGGGCAAGTACCTGGACGCACATGGGCGCTTCATGGCCGAAAAATCGCTGGACGCCGCCGCTGTCGATCGCCTGCTTGCCGAAGCGGGCGCCGATGTGGCCAAGGCCAAGGCGGACGGCCAGGCCGCCGCCGTCACCCAGCAGCTCAAGGACATCCGCGACCTGGCCGTGGCGCTGGGCGTCGACGGCACCCCGGCCTTCTTCGTCGGCGACACCGTGGTGCGCGGCGCGGACATGGAGGGTCTGAAGAAGGCCATCGCCGAAGCCAAGCAAAAGGCCGGCTGA
- a CDS encoding M48 family metalloprotease, giving the protein MTSRLRPARSFLSIALAAVVAAASILPAAAQAQQGMSLIRDTEIEEILLEDSKPLFAAAGMDPESVEILLVGGKDLQAFAAPGVMGIYTGLILQSENPNQLRGVIAHEIGHLQGGHSFRRGEMQRAGLKPMLLTMGLGVLAALAGAPDAGAILAGNASYFGTLGALGYSREQESRADQAGATLLEKTNQSGRGLVEFFDNFRYQEVFDESRRFAYFRSHPLSSDRIEALRGRVEKLTHYDAVDSPDDVAKHEIMKAKLDGFLNPQMSLIRYKENDLSYPARYARAIAYYQTKEADRALKLVDALLSEQPENPYLWELKGQILFEFARAAEAEEPQRRSVALKPDAPLLRTNLGQTLINLPDPKKIDEGIAELKRSLVEDPGNSTAWRLLGQAYDTQKEPGKARLATAEYYFSVGALQEARVFAMRARENLSKDTIDWRRATDIVLASKPSDDDLKRIAREG; this is encoded by the coding sequence ATGACGTCGCGCTTGCGACCCGCCCGCAGCTTTTTAAGCATCGCGCTCGCCGCGGTGGTGGCGGCCGCCTCGATTCTTCCGGCCGCCGCCCAGGCGCAACAGGGCATGTCCCTGATCCGCGACACCGAGATCGAGGAAATCCTGCTTGAGGATTCCAAGCCCCTGTTCGCCGCGGCGGGCATGGACCCCGAGAGCGTCGAGATTCTCCTTGTCGGCGGCAAGGACCTGCAGGCCTTCGCCGCGCCCGGCGTCATGGGCATCTATACCGGCCTGATCCTGCAGTCGGAGAACCCCAACCAGCTGCGCGGGGTCATCGCCCACGAGATCGGCCACCTTCAGGGCGGTCACTCCTTCCGTCGCGGCGAGATGCAGCGCGCGGGCCTCAAGCCCATGCTGCTGACCATGGGCCTGGGCGTTCTGGCGGCCCTGGCCGGCGCGCCCGACGCCGGTGCGATCCTGGCCGGCAACGCCAGCTATTTCGGCACGCTCGGCGCGCTTGGCTACAGCCGCGAACAGGAAAGCCGCGCCGACCAGGCCGGCGCCACCCTGCTGGAGAAGACCAACCAGTCGGGCCGCGGCCTCGTCGAGTTCTTCGACAACTTCCGCTACCAGGAGGTCTTCGACGAAAGCCGGCGGTTCGCCTATTTCCGCAGCCACCCCCTGTCGTCCGACCGGATCGAGGCCTTGCGCGGCCGGGTCGAGAAGCTGACCCATTACGACGCCGTCGACAGCCCAGACGACGTGGCCAAGCATGAGATCATGAAGGCCAAGCTCGACGGCTTTCTCAATCCGCAGATGTCGCTGATCCGCTACAAGGAGAACGACCTCTCCTATCCGGCGCGGTACGCCCGGGCGATCGCCTACTATCAGACCAAGGAAGCCGACCGCGCGCTGAAGCTGGTCGACGCCCTGCTCTCCGAACAGCCCGAAAACCCCTATCTGTGGGAGCTGAAAGGCCAGATCCTGTTCGAATTCGCCCGCGCGGCCGAGGCCGAGGAGCCTCAGCGCCGGTCCGTGGCCCTGAAACCCGACGCCCCGCTGCTGCGCACCAACCTGGGCCAGACCCTGATCAATCTTCCCGATCCGAAGAAGATCGACGAAGGCATCGCCGAGCTGAAGCGCTCCCTGGTCGAGGACCCTGGCAACTCCACCGCCTGGCGTCTGCTGGGCCAGGCCTACGACACCCAGAAGGAACCGGGCAAAGCCCGCCTGGCCACCGCCGAGTACTACTTCTCAGTCGGCGCCCTGCAGGAGGCGCGGGTTTTCGCCATGCGCGCCCGCGAGAACCTCAGCAAGGACACCATCGACTGGCGACGCGCCACCGACATCGTCCTGGCGTCCAAGCCATCCGACGACGACCTCAAGCGCATCGCCCGCGAGGGCTAG